Proteins encoded together in one Veillonellales bacterium window:
- a CDS encoding TlpA disulfide reductase family protein, which yields MKKGYFWIIVLAILAAIAGIWYTFTAAERQNSPRGKEQAQTETGVTIGKTAPAFTLDSLDGKTVQVGGLGEPYVLNFWASWCPPCREEMPEMVEFAGKYGSQVQFYGANLQEPKEKVNAFLQQNHYVFPVLLDKNGTVAQTFRVSAIPTTIVVDSKGIIRYRKTGGVTLSELEGIIKGL from the coding sequence TTGAAAAAAGGATATTTTTGGATTATTGTACTGGCTATTTTGGCGGCAATTGCCGGTATTTGGTATACTTTCACTGCGGCGGAGCGGCAGAACAGTCCTAGGGGTAAAGAGCAAGCACAGACCGAAACGGGAGTGACAATAGGCAAGACGGCTCCTGCATTTACTCTTGATAGTCTTGATGGCAAGACGGTTCAGGTCGGGGGTCTCGGGGAACCCTATGTGCTGAATTTTTGGGCCAGTTGGTGTCCGCCTTGCCGTGAGGAAATGCCTGAAATGGTAGAGTTTGCCGGTAAATATGGCAGTCAGGTTCAGTTCTATGGGGCTAATTTACAGGAGCCAAAAGAAAAAGTGAATGCTTTTTTGCAACAGAATCACTATGTTTTTCCCGTATTACTGGATAAGAACGGAACAGTGGCTCAAACCTTTCGGGTGTCGGCTATCCCTACTACCATTGTGGTTGATTCAAAAGGAATTATTCGTTACCGTAAGACAGGCGGTGTTACTTTAAGCGAATTGGAAGGTATTATAAAGGGATTGTAG